AGGGATGACAGTAGGTATGGGGACAGGGATGACAGTAGGTATGGGGACAGGGATGACAGTAGGTATGGGGACAGGGATGACAGTAGGTATGGGGGACAGGGATGACAGTAGGTATGGGGGACAGGGATGACAGTAGGTATGGGGGACAGGGATAAcagtatgtatgggggacagggATGACAGTAGGTATGGGGACAGGGATGACAGTAGGTATGGAGGACAGGGATGACAGTAGGTATGGGGACAGGGATGACAGTAGGTATGGGGGACAGGGATGACAGTAGGTATGGGGACAGGGATAAGAGTAGGTATGGGGGACAGGGATGACAGTAGGTATGGGGGACAGGGATGACAGTAGGTATGGGGGACAGGGATGACAGTAGGTATGGGGACAGGGATGACAGTAGGTATGGGGGACAGGGATGACAGTAGGTATGGGGGACAGGGATGACAGTAGGTATTGGGGACAGGGATGACAGTAGGTATGGGGGACAAGGATGACAGTAGGTATGGGGGACAGGGATGacagtacagtaggtatgggggacAGGAGTGAcagtatgtatgggggacagggATGACAGTAGGTATGGGGGACAGGGATGACAGTAGGTATGGGGACAGGGATGACAGTACAGGTGGCGTGGGGGACAGGGATGACAGTACAGTAGGCGtgggggacaggggacagggatgacagtacagtaggcgtgggggacaggggacagggatgacagtacagtaggcgtgggggacagggatgacagtacagtaggcgtgggggacaggggacagggatGACAGTGCAGTAGGCGtgggggacaggggacagggatgacactacagtaggcgtgggggacaggggacagggatgacactacagtagccgtgggggacagggatgacagtacagtaggcgtgggggacaggggacagggatGACACTACAGTAGGCGTGGGGGACAGGGATGACAGTACAGTAGGCGTGGGGGACGGGGATGACAGTACAGTAGGCGTGGGGGACAGGGATGACAGTACAGTAGGCGTGGGGGACAGGGATGACACTACAGTAGCCGTGGGGGACAGGGATGACAGTACAGTAGGCGtgggggacaggggacagggatgacactacagtagccgtgggggacagggatgacagtacagtaggcgtgggggacaggggacagggatGACAGTACAGTAGGCGTGGGGGACAGGGATGACAGTACAGTAGGCGTGGGGGACAGGGATGACACTACAGTAGGCGTGGGGGACAGGGATGACAGTACAGTAGGCGTGGGGGACAGGGATGACACTACAGTAGCCGTGGGGGACAGGGATGACAGTACAGTAGGCGTGGGGGACAGGGATGACAGTACAGTAGCCGTGGGGGACAGGGATGACAGTACAGTAGGCGTGGGGGACAGGGATGACAGTACAGTAGGCGTGGGGGAGAGGGATGACAGTACAGTAGGCGTGGGGGACAGGGATGACAGTACAGTAGGCGTGGGGGACAGGGATGACAGTACAGTAGGCGTGGGGGACAGGGATGACAGTACAGTAGGCGTGGGGGACAGGGATGACAGTACAGTAGGCTCGGGGACTCACCCAGAAGTGTGCGTGGCAGTTGACCACCATGGTGCGTTCGATCAGCTCGTCAGGACACTCCAGGAGATGGTGACCAGAGACCACGCCGGCGTTGTTTATCAACATGTCCACGTTGCCCACCTCCCGACGCACCTTCTCCGCCGTGGAGTACACACTCTCCCGCTTGCCCACGTCACACACGTACGTGTACACCTGCGGCTGGAAGGGAGGAATCTCTTCTAACCCTCCAACTGCtcctggagagaggggggggggggggggagtgagaaTGGACTACAGCACAGCGGCACTGGggtgcagacagacagtcagaacaGTGCAAATCAAagtaataaaaaaacatttcaaatcaaGCCATCGAAAATCATTGTAAAGGTTTATGGGAAAGTCGGACCGTTAGATTGCTATGCAGCAGTTGTGAAATGTATAATTGTCAGCCCTCTATAGCTGTTCTGTGCACACTGCATGTGGTGGTAGGTAGACTAAAATAAGACCCAATATATTGTATCCCCTTGTGCTATACTAGTATCCTGACATTGCctatggggatgtgtgaaacgtACACTGCCCGAAGTGTCCCCACTTGCGCCAGTGACTAGATAACTTTTCGCGTTGCGCCGACTGGTAAGATGCCCCTCAGGAGGGCGGTTAcgtgctagcaaggcagaggtaACGTTATATGGTTCGAGAGTTTGTGTACCGAATCAGGACgaagtggtactcgctaagcaagcagcgtgacgTCCTTTACACTAATACCGcatagacccacagagagagagagagagagagagagagagagagagagagagagagagagagagagagagagagagagagagagagagagagagagagagagagagagagagagacagagagagagagagagagagagacagagagacagagagagagagagagagagagagaagagagagagagagagagagagagagagagagagagagacagagagacagagagacagagagagagagagagacagagcgagagagagagagagagagagctccctgCCAATGACCATAGTTATCGGACCTTAGTGCCAGAGCAGGCTACTGATTTAAGTTAACTTCTCCGCAGAATTATGCAGCCCAGCTACGGATCTAATAGACTACAGCAATGCGCTATTATAAATAAACTAAAGTCGACAGTAAATAGTTGGTTTAAAAACATTCATGTTTAAACAAGATACAATCTTGTTAGTACAATGTTGCGATCAATAGAATACACAATGTCATCTAGGGTGACCCTGACCAGACTTTATCAAGCTGACGAGCTCTATACACTAACCTACAGGAGGAAAATAAGTGCTGCAAGGATCGGGTGACAGATATTTTCAGGCAACGAACTCACCATCTTTGGACATCGGGGATTCACTGTCCAGTTCTCGGTAGATTTCCCGTACCAACTCCGCCGTTTCTTCGTTGCTTTGGCTGTTGATGTCCCACAGCACCAATACTGCCCGTCTCCGAGCGAACTCCTTGGCGAACAGCCGACCCAGACCGCTTCCAGCCCCGGTGATAAGACACACCTGTCCCGCCACACTCTTCTCCTTCGGCCGCACCACCCATTTCGCCCCGGCGGTAACAAAAGCCCAGAGTACTTTCAAGATTACCACAAAGAACTCCGCAAAAATTACCATCGCATTCATCATCTTGAGAAAGatatttaaataaattaaaaaacgGGAGATAAAACTTTTATAGAATGCGCACGCACAGTTCTTTCGTCTTTTATGGTTTGAATGACAAGtcagttatagcagcaaaagttGTGATATGTTCGGCTATGTACCGAACTGACTAGTAAACGAATTAAACTAATATAGCCAGTGTTGTTTATGAAACAAAACGGTCAGAATACTGTCAATTCCAAACGCTTTAAATAGAAGGTCTATTAGACTGCTTTTTGTTAAATAAATTATCCCAAGACTGCAAAAAGAAATCAGCTAATAATTGAAACAATAAACGCAAACCTAAAAAATAAATGTAGGCTATCTGCTTTTCTAAAGTTGCTTCTCGATCGAGCAGAGTCCCAGCTTTCACAAGTCCGCAAAGATTCCGTGAGAACGGAGTCGCGAATAGACACACTGTCAGTGTGTTGCGCCCTTCCCTCTGCTGCAGTGACAGCCCTTCACCTCTCTCATAACATAACAGTGGCTGAAGCGCTTTTGTACCAGTCTGCTCATCAATGGACCCTTATAGGACCGGGGCCGGAGCGCCTGACAGAAATACGACGCGTCAGAACACGTCAGATCATCACTGAGATTATAGCAAAAGGCGCGTCGTGGAAACTGGAGGATGACTAGCGCTCTTGTGCCACCTGTGGGAAATTTTGCATAAGTGTTGTCAGATGAATGAAAGTAGAGGGAAAACGTTGTAACAAATGTGTTATTCAACAATTAGCCattgttttagaaatgtttttctcattttttccctcatttttttgttgttgaaaataaaataacattcaaaccttttggggcggcaggtagcctagtggttagatgaggctggtagcctagtggttagatgaggctggtagcctagtggttagatgaggctggtagcctagtggttagatgaggctggtagcctagtagttagatgaggctggtagcctagtggttagatgaggctggtagcctagtggttagatgaggctggtagcctagtggttagatgagctggtagcctagtggttagaggaggctggtagcctagtggttagaggaggctggtagcctagtggttagatgaggctggtagccttgtggttagatgagctggtagcctagtggttagaggaggctggtagcctagtggttagaggaggctggtagcccagtggttagaggaggctggtagcctagtggttagaggaggctggtagcctagtggttagaggaggctggtagcctagtggttagataaggcaggtagcctagtggttagatgaggctggtagcctagtggttagatgaggctggtagcctagtggttagaggaggcaagtagcctagtggttagatgaggctggtagcctagtggttagatgaggctggtaac
This Salvelinus namaycush isolate Seneca chromosome 33, SaNama_1.0, whole genome shotgun sequence DNA region includes the following protein-coding sequences:
- the LOC120028166 gene encoding retinol dehydrogenase 10-A, with product MMNAMVIFAEFFVVILKVLWAFVTAGAKWVVRPKEKSVAGQVCLITGAGSGLGRLFAKEFARRRAVLVLWDINSQSNEETAELVREIYRELDSESPMSKDGAVGGLEEIPPFQPQVYTYVCDVGKRESVYSTAEKVRREVGNVDMLINNAGVVSGHHLLECPDELIERTMVVNCHAHFWTTKAFLPKMLELNHGHIVTVASSLGLFSTAGVEDYCASKFGAIGFHESLSHEIKASDKDGIKMTLVCPYLVDTGMFKGCRIRKEIEPFLPPLKPEFCVTQSMRAILTDQAMICTPRIVYMVNIMKSILPFEAIVCMYRFLGADKCMYPFLAQRKELMNNNEAKEDI